In a single window of the Novosphingobium sp. IK01 genome:
- a CDS encoding aldose epimerase family protein — translation MNTKAVSLAAGVAVAALALVPQAGACAATATPATPAATVEALQDEAGTLADGSRIMAITLKARNGVSARILSYGATLQSLVAPDRQGHLADVLLGYDDLAGYVDHPNFFGVTVGRVANRIAGGRFTLDGKSFQLPLNDNKVNSLHGGGQGFDKQVWQVVAVRSGPVASVELARVSPDGEAGYPGTVRTSVTYSLDNKGDLTIAFAASTDKPTIINMTNHGIFNLAGEGSPDGAMDEVLTIPARAYTPVDAALIPTGELRPVVNTVFDFTRGRRLADGLRDGTDPQIVAGRGYDHNFALDKGVTASPELVARLEDRTSGRVLEVLSTEPGVQLYTGNFLDGTLVGKHGHVYRMGDGIALEPQKFPDAVHHPAFVSTRVDPGKPYRHVMIYRVTTSR, via the coding sequence ATGAACACGAAGGCAGTCAGTCTTGCCGCCGGTGTCGCGGTGGCGGCTCTGGCGCTTGTGCCGCAGGCCGGGGCCTGTGCCGCGACCGCCACGCCGGCCACGCCCGCCGCGACCGTTGAGGCGCTTCAGGACGAGGCGGGCACGCTGGCCGATGGCAGCCGGATCATGGCCATTACGCTCAAGGCCCGGAACGGCGTTTCCGCGCGCATCCTGAGCTATGGCGCCACGCTGCAATCGCTTGTCGCGCCCGACCGTCAGGGCCATCTGGCCGACGTGCTGCTCGGCTACGACGATCTGGCCGGCTATGTCGATCATCCCAACTTCTTCGGCGTCACCGTGGGGCGCGTGGCCAACCGCATTGCGGGCGGGCGCTTCACGCTCGATGGCAAGAGCTTCCAGCTCCCCCTCAACGACAACAAGGTCAACAGCCTCCACGGCGGCGGGCAGGGCTTCGACAAGCAGGTGTGGCAGGTCGTTGCGGTCAGGTCCGGGCCGGTCGCCAGTGTCGAACTGGCCCGTGTCAGCCCCGATGGCGAGGCCGGCTATCCCGGCACCGTCCGCACGAGCGTGACCTATTCGCTCGACAACAAGGGCGACCTGACCATCGCCTTTGCCGCGAGCACCGACAAGCCCACCATCATCAACATGACCAACCACGGCATTTTCAACCTCGCGGGCGAAGGCTCGCCCGACGGGGCGATGGACGAAGTGCTGACCATCCCGGCCCGCGCCTATACTCCGGTCGATGCCGCGCTGATCCCCACGGGCGAATTGCGCCCGGTGGTGAACACCGTGTTCGATTTCACCAGGGGGCGCCGCCTGGCCGATGGCCTGCGCGACGGCACCGACCCGCAGATCGTCGCCGGGCGTGGCTATGACCACAACTTCGCGCTCGACAAGGGGGTGACCGCCAGCCCCGAACTGGTCGCGCGGCTCGAAGATCGCACCTCGGGCCGGGTGCTCGAAGTGCTGTCGACCGAGCCGGGCGTGCAACTCTATACCGGCAATTTCCTCGACGGGACGCTCGTTGGCAAGCACGGCCATGTCTATCGCATGGGCGATGGCATCGCGCTCGAACCGCAGAAGTTCCCCGATGCGGTTCACCATCCCGCCTTCGTTTCCACCCGCGTCGATCCTGGCAAGCCCTATCGCCATGTCATGATCTATCGCGTCACCACCTCGCGCTGA
- a CDS encoding IlvD/Edd family dehydratase, with the protein MTDPKTPHGPSTLRSRAWFDNPDNIDMTSLYLERYLNFGLSLEELRSGKPIIGIAQTGSDLSPCNRHHLVLAERIREGIREAGGIAIEFPVHPIQETGKRPTAGLDRNLAYLGLVEALYGYPLDGVVLTTGCDKTTPALLMAAATVNIPAIALSVGPMLNGWHKGERTGSGTIVWKGRQMLAAGELDDEGFIKLVASSAPSTGYCNTMGTATTMNSLAEALGMMLPGSAAIPAPYRDRQECAYHTGKRIVDMVREDLKPSDILTIEAFHNAIVVNSAIGGSTNAPIHLAALARHVGVDLPLDDWQRLGHKVPLLVNLQPAGEYLGEDYYRAGGVPAVVSQLIGQGLIHEGAMTVNGKTMGENCRGVEIEDEKVIRPFAQPLKEEAGFLVLSGNLFDAAIMKTSVISEEFRSRYLSNPNDPEAFEGPCVVFDGPEDYHHRIDDPAVGITPETLLFMRGAGPIGYPGAAEVVNMRPPAYLITEGVSALPCVGDGRQSGTSGSPSILNASPEAAAMGGLALLETGDRVRIDLRAGTVNVLVSDEELAARRAALEAKGGYPYPASQTPWQEIQRALVGQMNTGAILEGAEKYQRIAQTRGLPRDNH; encoded by the coding sequence ATGACCGACCCCAAAACGCCCCATGGCCCCTCGACGCTGCGCTCGCGCGCCTGGTTCGATAACCCCGACAATATCGACATGACCTCGCTCTATCTGGAGCGCTACCTGAATTTCGGCCTCAGCCTCGAAGAGCTGCGCAGCGGCAAGCCGATCATCGGCATCGCCCAGACCGGCAGCGACCTTTCCCCCTGCAACCGCCACCACCTCGTGCTGGCCGAGCGCATCCGCGAGGGTATCCGCGAGGCGGGCGGCATCGCCATCGAGTTTCCGGTCCACCCGATTCAGGAAACCGGCAAGCGCCCGACTGCCGGGCTCGATCGCAACCTGGCCTATCTCGGCCTTGTCGAGGCGCTCTACGGCTATCCGCTCGACGGCGTGGTGCTGACCACCGGCTGCGACAAGACCACGCCCGCGCTGCTGATGGCGGCGGCCACGGTCAACATCCCGGCCATCGCGCTCTCGGTCGGCCCGATGCTCAACGGCTGGCACAAGGGCGAGCGCACCGGTTCGGGCACGATCGTGTGGAAGGGCCGCCAGATGCTCGCGGCGGGTGAACTCGACGACGAGGGCTTCATCAAGCTCGTTGCCTCGTCGGCCCCCTCGACGGGCTATTGCAACACGATGGGCACGGCCACCACGATGAACTCGCTGGCCGAGGCGCTGGGCATGATGCTGCCCGGTTCGGCGGCGATCCCCGCGCCCTATCGCGACCGTCAGGAATGCGCCTACCACACCGGCAAGCGCATCGTGGACATGGTGCGTGAAGACCTCAAGCCCTCGGACATCCTCACCATCGAGGCCTTCCACAATGCCATCGTCGTCAATTCGGCCATCGGCGGATCGACCAATGCGCCGATCCATCTGGCCGCGCTCGCCCGCCATGTCGGCGTCGACCTGCCGCTCGACGACTGGCAGCGGCTGGGCCACAAGGTGCCGCTGCTCGTCAACCTGCAACCGGCGGGCGAATATCTGGGCGAGGACTATTACCGCGCGGGCGGCGTTCCGGCGGTGGTCAGCCAGCTCATCGGGCAGGGCCTGATCCATGAAGGCGCGATGACCGTCAATGGCAAGACCATGGGCGAGAATTGCCGGGGCGTGGAAATCGAGGACGAGAAGGTCATCCGTCCGTTCGCCCAGCCGCTCAAGGAAGAGGCGGGCTTCCTCGTCCTATCGGGCAACCTGTTCGACGCGGCGATCATGAAGACCAGCGTGATCAGCGAAGAATTCCGCAGCCGCTACCTGTCGAACCCCAATGACCCGGAAGCCTTCGAGGGCCCCTGCGTGGTCTTCGACGGGCCTGAAGACTATCACCACCGCATCGACGATCCGGCGGTCGGCATCACGCCTGAAACGCTGCTGTTCATGCGCGGGGCCGGGCCCATCGGCTATCCGGGCGCGGCTGAAGTCGTCAACATGCGCCCGCCTGCCTACCTGATCACCGAAGGCGTCAGCGCGCTGCCTTGCGTTGGCGACGGGCGCCAGTCGGGCACTTCGGGCAGCCCTTCGATCCTCAACGCCAGCCCCGAAGCGGCGGCGATGGGCGGTCTGGCCCTGCTCGAAACCGGCGACCGCGTGCGGATCGACCTCAGGGCGGGCACGGTCAACGTGCTGGTCTCCGACGAGGAACTGGCCGCGCGCCGGGCCGCGCTCGAGGCGAAAGGCGGCTATCCCTATCCCGCCAGCCAGACCCCGTGGCAGGAGATCCAGCGCGCGCTGGTCGGCCAGATGAACACCGGGGCGATCCTCGAAGGCGCTGAAAAGTATCAGCGTATTGCCCAGACGCGCGGCCTCCCGCGCGACAACCACTAA
- a CDS encoding sugar MFS transporter yields MPHGGSYGRALTLLATLFFMWGFITVINNTLLPHLRSVFELTYTQTTLIESVWFIAYFFASIPSAKLIERIGYKASMVTGLLIMAGGALGMMLAASIPSYSVTLIMLFVIASGITLLQVAANPYVAVVGPAETASSRLTLVQALNSAGTMMAPLFGSYLILGRSKSGTAVDGAVLTPAERLADAHSVILPYALVAVVLIVLAVVIARYPLPAMGSANSRMAREERKAHSLWAHRNLVFGIPAIFIYLIAEIGVANLFVNFTSQHDIGNLTHEQAGRYLTLLWGGMMVGRFAGAAIMQKVNARHVLAVASIGAFIVMMITVLAHGPVAMAALILVGLFHSIMFPTIFTLGIKGLGPLTEEASGLLIMAIAGGALVVVQGQLADAFGLQTSFLLTAACELYILFYALWGAKTKEEQVR; encoded by the coding sequence ATGCCTCATGGCGGAAGCTATGGGCGCGCGCTGACGCTGCTGGCCACGCTGTTCTTCATGTGGGGCTTCATCACGGTGATCAACAACACGCTGCTGCCGCATCTGCGCAGCGTGTTCGAACTGACCTACACCCAGACCACGCTGATCGAATCGGTGTGGTTCATCGCCTATTTCTTTGCCTCGATCCCCTCGGCCAAGCTGATCGAGCGGATCGGCTACAAGGCCTCGATGGTCACTGGCCTGCTGATCATGGCAGGCGGCGCGCTGGGCATGATGCTGGCGGCCAGCATCCCGTCCTACAGCGTCACGCTGATCATGCTGTTCGTGATCGCCAGCGGGATCACCCTGCTTCAGGTCGCCGCCAATCCCTATGTCGCGGTGGTCGGCCCGGCCGAGACCGCCTCCTCGCGGCTCACGCTGGTCCAGGCGCTCAATTCGGCGGGTACGATGATGGCCCCGCTGTTCGGCTCCTATCTCATCCTGGGCCGATCGAAGAGCGGCACGGCGGTTGACGGCGCGGTGCTGACCCCGGCCGAGCGCCTGGCCGATGCCCACTCGGTGATCCTGCCCTATGCGCTGGTTGCGGTCGTGCTGATCGTGCTGGCGGTGGTCATCGCGCGCTATCCGCTGCCCGCCATGGGCAGCGCCAACAGCCGCATGGCCCGCGAGGAGCGCAAGGCCCATTCGCTCTGGGCCCATCGCAACCTCGTCTTCGGTATTCCGGCGATTTTCATCTACCTGATCGCCGAAATCGGCGTGGCCAACCTTTTCGTCAACTTCACCAGCCAGCACGACATCGGCAACCTCACCCACGAGCAGGCCGGTCGCTATCTGACGCTGCTGTGGGGCGGGATGATGGTGGGGCGCTTTGCGGGCGCGGCGATCATGCAGAAAGTCAACGCACGCCATGTGCTGGCGGTGGCCTCGATCGGCGCCTTCATCGTCATGATGATCACCGTCCTGGCCCACGGGCCGGTGGCGATGGCCGCGCTGATCCTTGTCGGGCTGTTCCACTCGATCATGTTCCCCACGATCTTCACGCTGGGAATCAAGGGCCTGGGCCCGCTCACCGAGGAAGCTTCGGGGCTGCTGATCATGGCTATCGCGGGTGGGGCGCTGGTCGTCGTGCAGGGCCAGCTGGCCGATGCCTTCGGCCTTCAGACCTCGTTCCTGCTGACCGCCGCCTGCGAGCTCTACATCCTGTTCTATGCGCTCTGGGGCGCGAAGACGAAAGAAGAGCAGGTCCGCTGA
- a CDS encoding FadR/GntR family transcriptional regulator — MRGAEARGLDTRGPGRRLHGAIALKLGTAILSGQYQPGDILSGEVAFAEELKVSRSAYREAIQVLTAKGLVSSRPKAGTRVQPRERWNLLDPEVLAWAFTGEPDVQFVRDLFELRAVVEPAAARLAAQRRDKADLKAMKDALTLMRRHTLTTEAGRAADRDFHDAILHATHNAAMIVLTASIGAAVHWTTQFKQRGRELPRNPIPDHVRVYEAIAQGDGDGAAEAMGALVQLALEDTASVMADAGRE, encoded by the coding sequence CTGCGCGGCGCCGAGGCGCGCGGGCTGGATACGCGCGGGCCGGGACGGCGGTTGCATGGCGCCATTGCGCTCAAGCTGGGAACGGCAATTTTGTCGGGCCAATACCAGCCCGGAGACATCCTTTCGGGCGAGGTCGCCTTCGCCGAGGAACTCAAGGTTTCGCGCAGCGCCTATCGCGAGGCGATCCAGGTTTTGACGGCCAAGGGGCTGGTGTCGAGCCGCCCGAAGGCCGGAACGCGGGTCCAGCCGCGCGAGCGCTGGAACCTGCTCGATCCCGAAGTTCTGGCCTGGGCCTTTACCGGCGAACCCGATGTCCAGTTCGTGCGCGACCTGTTCGAACTGCGCGCGGTGGTCGAGCCGGCGGCGGCAAGGCTGGCCGCCCAGCGGCGCGACAAGGCCGATCTCAAGGCGATGAAGGATGCGCTCACCCTGATGCGCCGCCACACGCTGACGACCGAGGCCGGGCGGGCCGCCGACCGTGATTTCCACGACGCGATCCTCCATGCCACCCACAATGCCGCGATGATCGTGCTGACTGCCAGCATCGGCGCGGCGGTCCACTGGACCACCCAGTTCAAGCAGCGTGGCCGCGAATTGCCGCGCAACCCGATCCCCGACCACGTTCGCGTCTACGAGGCCATCGCGCAAGGCGATGGCGATGGTGCGGCAGAGGCGATGGGGGCGCTTGTCCAGCTCGCGCTCGAAGATACCGCAAGTGTGATGGCTGACGCCGGGCGGGAGTGA
- a CDS encoding aldehyde dehydrogenase (NADP(+)), whose translation MTEFRSIVAETGAAHGDPIAVHGLEDVARLCAAADAAFDTYRATPREARAAFLERIADEILAIGEPLIAAAMRESGLPRARLEGERGRTMGQLRMFASVVRAGAWQQLRIDPALPDRAPLPRPDLRLRMIPLGPVAVFGASNFPLAFSTAGGDTASALAAGCPVVVKGHPAHPETGALVAGAIARAVAACDLPEGVFGHLVGPGNELGAALVADPRITAVGFTGSRAGGLALARIAQNRDVPIPVYAEMSAVNPVLLMPSALAARGAALGTAFVGSLTMGAGQFCTNPGLVLAIAGEGLDAFLGAAREAVSAAQPQVMLTAGIHAAYEKGVAALAGAAGVETLGKGAEGTSPCGGAALFVTDAKAFLANPALGHEVFGSSSVIVTCADEAELVSVLKGLEGQLTATLHMDQADEALAARVLPILERKAGRILANGWPTGVEVCHAMVHGGPFPATSDARTTSVGSMAIDRFLRPVSYQNLSAELLPAELTDAAFGDGAPRLIDGKLTL comes from the coding sequence ATGACCGAGTTCCGCTCCATTGTGGCCGAAACCGGCGCCGCCCATGGCGACCCGATTGCTGTCCACGGGCTTGAAGACGTGGCGCGCCTGTGCGCTGCTGCCGATGCCGCTTTCGATACCTATCGCGCCACCCCGCGCGAGGCACGCGCCGCCTTCCTCGAACGAATCGCCGACGAGATCCTGGCCATCGGCGAACCGCTGATCGCTGCGGCCATGCGCGAAAGCGGCTTGCCGCGCGCACGCCTCGAAGGCGAGCGCGGCCGCACAATGGGCCAGCTGCGGATGTTCGCATCGGTCGTGCGCGCGGGCGCATGGCAGCAGCTGCGCATCGATCCGGCCCTGCCCGACCGCGCGCCCCTGCCCCGTCCCGACTTGCGCCTGCGCATGATCCCGCTCGGCCCGGTGGCGGTGTTCGGTGCGTCGAACTTCCCGCTCGCCTTCTCGACGGCCGGGGGCGACACCGCCTCGGCGCTTGCCGCCGGGTGCCCGGTGGTGGTCAAGGGCCATCCGGCCCACCCTGAAACCGGCGCGCTGGTGGCTGGCGCGATCGCCCGCGCGGTTGCCGCCTGCGACCTGCCCGAGGGCGTGTTCGGCCATCTGGTCGGCCCCGGCAACGAGCTGGGCGCGGCGCTGGTCGCCGATCCGCGCATCACGGCGGTGGGCTTCACCGGCTCGCGCGCAGGCGGCCTCGCGCTCGCCCGCATCGCGCAGAACCGCGACGTGCCGATCCCGGTCTATGCCGAAATGTCGGCGGTCAATCCGGTCCTGCTGATGCCCTCGGCGCTGGCGGCACGCGGCGCGGCGCTGGGCACGGCGTTCGTTGGCTCGCTCACGATGGGCGCAGGCCAGTTCTGCACCAATCCGGGCCTCGTGCTGGCGATTGCGGGCGAAGGCCTCGACGCCTTCCTTGGCGCCGCTCGCGAAGCGGTGAGCGCGGCCCAGCCGCAGGTCATGCTCACGGCAGGCATCCATGCCGCCTATGAAAAGGGCGTCGCGGCGCTCGCGGGCGCAGCCGGCGTGGAAACGCTGGGCAAGGGCGCCGAAGGCACCAGCCCCTGCGGCGGCGCGGCCCTGTTCGTGACCGATGCCAAGGCATTCCTTGCCAATCCGGCGCTGGGCCACGAAGTGTTCGGGTCCAGCTCGGTCATCGTGACCTGCGCCGACGAGGCCGAACTGGTCAGCGTGCTCAAGGGCCTCGAAGGCCAGCTGACCGCCACGCTGCACATGGACCAGGCCGACGAGGCGCTGGCCGCGCGCGTGCTGCCGATCCTCGAACGCAAGGCCGGGCGCATCCTCGCCAATGGCTGGCCCACCGGTGTCGAAGTGTGCCACGCGATGGTCCACGGCGGCCCCTTCCCGGCCACCTCGGACGCGCGCACGACCTCGGTCGGCAGCATGGCCATCGACCGCTTCCTGCGCCCGGTCAGCTACCAGAACCTGAGCGCGGAACTGCTGCCCGCCGAACTGACCGATGCCGCCTTCGGTGATGGCGCCCCGCGCCTGATCGACGGCAAGCTGACCCTCTGA
- the araD1 gene encoding AraD1 family protein, protein MATRLLQHRAADGARSVILARGESAVFLDGVQTVRELALAAIAAGQTMAQAAAARASDKTVDIAAELAAGTLLPAIDHDDKARVLLTGTGLTHLGSAEGRDKMHRDAAQAEKQTDSMRMFLEGLAGGKPAPGAEGQQPEWFYKGDGTQLVGPGEALTMPAFAKDGGEEPELAGIYLIGEDGTPYRLGLALANEFSDHVTERHNYLWLAHSKLRQAALGAELLLGTPPADIRGTSSLERGGQTIWEKPFLSGEDNMSHSLANLEHHHFKYDLFRRPGDIHVHFFGTATLSFSDGISTQEGDTFTIAAAPFALPLRNTLARAAASPALAAVTVL, encoded by the coding sequence ATGGCAACCCGCCTTCTCCAGCACCGCGCCGCCGATGGCGCGCGCTCGGTGATCCTCGCCCGGGGCGAAAGCGCCGTCTTCCTCGACGGCGTGCAGACCGTGCGGGAGCTGGCGCTGGCCGCCATTGCCGCCGGGCAGACCATGGCGCAGGCCGCCGCCGCGCGCGCCAGCGACAAGACCGTCGACATCGCTGCGGAGCTGGCCGCCGGAACCCTGCTCCCGGCCATCGACCACGACGACAAGGCCCGCGTGCTGCTGACCGGCACCGGCCTCACCCACCTCGGCTCGGCCGAAGGGCGCGACAAGATGCACCGCGATGCGGCGCAGGCCGAAAAGCAGACCGATTCGATGCGGATGTTCCTCGAAGGGCTCGCCGGCGGCAAGCCCGCGCCGGGCGCCGAAGGCCAGCAGCCAGAATGGTTCTACAAGGGCGACGGCACCCAGCTCGTCGGCCCCGGCGAGGCGCTGACCATGCCCGCCTTTGCCAAGGACGGCGGCGAGGAACCCGAACTGGCCGGGATCTACCTGATCGGCGAGGACGGCACGCCCTATCGCCTCGGCCTCGCGCTCGCCAACGAGTTTTCCGACCATGTGACCGAACGCCACAACTACCTGTGGCTGGCCCATTCCAAGCTGCGTCAGGCCGCCCTTGGCGCCGAACTGCTGCTCGGCACCCCGCCCGCCGACATCCGTGGCACCAGCAGCCTCGAACGCGGTGGCCAGACGATCTGGGAAAAGCCGTTCCTCTCGGGCGAGGACAACATGTCGCACAGCCTCGCCAACCTCGAACACCACCACTTCAAGTACGACCTGTTCCGCCGCCCCGGCGACATTCACGTCCACTTCTTCGGCACGGCCACGCTCTCGTTCAGCGACGGGATCAGCACGCAGGAAGGCGACACGTTCACGATTGCCGCCGCGCCTTTCGCGCTGCCCTTGCGCAACACGCTGGCGCGCGCCGCCGCCAGCCCGGCGCTGGCCGCCGTGACGGTGCTCTGA